The following nucleotide sequence is from Trifolium pratense cultivar HEN17-A07 linkage group LG2, ARS_RC_1.1, whole genome shotgun sequence.
ctttctcggttagtgtagtaagtcagtttatgcattctccttttgaggaacatcttgaggtagtctataggatactgcgatatttgaaagcaaatcctggaaagggattattttttaagaagactaatgaaagaaatgtgtctatctttaccgatgctgattgggcaggttcagtcactgacagaagatcaacctccggatattgtacctatgtttggggtaatcttgtgacatggaggagcaagaaacaaggagttgtagcaagaagtagtgcagaagctgagtttagagctatggctcaaggtatttgtgaaggattatggatccacagagtcctagaagagcttaagatgaaaattgagcttccgttgaaattatactctgacagtaaagccgctattagcatagctcataacccaattcaacatgacagaaccaagcatattgagatcgatcgacatttcataaaagagaagttagatgccggaatcatatgtctaccttttgtaacttcgagtcagcaaactgcagatatcttgaccaaaagcttagcaaggcccacctttgagcatttgatcggcaagttgggcatgatagatatctatgcaccaacttgagggggggtgttggaaaatatttagtttcctagtttgttatttctaggagattctaagcttatctattatttccttttatgtttgtactcttcctatttaaaccagccttgagctgaggaataacacataacagtattcacttattattttctacaaacTTGTATTTGATTCGAGTTCACAAGTACATGCAAATTTGTCGTAAGATAAAATGATATTTGACATTCAGTTTCAATAAGCTATGCCCATTGGTCCATATATGATTTAATTCATCATGTACATGTATGTATATCACAAAATAAAACCATAATAAGTTTGCTGAAGAAAATTGAACATTACTTGATTGAATAAAATCATTTGTTAAGCAAAATGACATGCAAACACATCACAATAATAGCTGCAATCACAACCATGTTAGTACCCCCAGCCATTTGCAGCAcactaattttattaataaaaataattaagatgaaaaaacaaacaaaatgtgGTGGGATTGGAGGATCGTGCCCATGGAAAGACACTGAAATGGGTGTTTTCTATCTTCGGATCGGGTTTTCTTATATGACTTGTTTGTTTTGCACCAATGACTGCGACTGTGCCATACCTGCGCTTGCGCGGCCATTTGTGACTCTCCCTCCTCCATGTCTCGTGATCTTGACAACCATGGTTGAGGCAGCTCACGATCTCCCTTGGCTTTAGATTAATAGAATTAGGGGGGTTTATTCTGAAGGTCCAACTCATTTTCTTTTTGCTTTAGACTTCTATATGTTTGAAGATGAGGGAATTGGGTTGTATGGCCTAAACGCTCTTCTAATCAGATTCATTCTCTTAATTTTGATTTAGTTTACTGGTGatttaaagattattttatgCATATAATATATGCTAGTTTTTATGCTTATGTGTGTGTTTTATATGTATAAGCACTTTTTGGCCTTCCATAGGATCTTCCGAGTCATTGTTACGATATTTCATTGCTCTTCTGATCCTACTTAAGAATCAACCCCAATTACAGTAAAAATCTTCACTTATGAATATAGGAATCAGATCCCACAAAATAAAACCATGTGAAGTAACAGATTTAAATGCAGTAACCACAAGCACTGAATCACTTTCTGTAATATATGTGAGCCTACAGGGAACGTAAATgggaaaaaattaataatgcaAGTTGGAAAAACACAATTACCTCAATGAAAGCCTGTGGATTAGGGCAATTCTGTTTCTTTGATAAACTTAGTGCGCATTCTGCAGCAGTGCGGCCATCCCGGCGGGCAACAGATTTGAAAAATTCCAGTAAATTTACCCTATCACTACCAGAGAGTTCAGCAGTCATGCCTACATCTAGGAAAATTACATGAGGCTTTGATTTGAAAAGCCGTTTGCTAGACTTGCCCCGAACAAGGATATTTCCAGGATGCATATCTGCATGAATGAAGTTGTCCACCTGGAAGAAGACTACGTGGTTAAACTAGAACTTTATGATGTTCCAAATTTAAAACTACTACAGGAACAATGCTGATTTTACTTCATACTAAAGATTAGAATGTACATGATAATTAAAATAGATCAAACATATGCAGTAAAGAGAAACTTAGGATAAAAGAAAtacattatatataaaaaaagataaataaccGAATAGATTTAAGTGATGAATAATGATATCTCAACAACCAATACCAGCTAATTAGAAAACGTAACACTCCTCAAAAAGCTAAGAAGACCAGTTTAGTTTACCCCGTAACAAACAATGCTTCTACAAAGGGTTGATAATAACTGTCTGTATATAAAAAAAGGTTTTGCAATAAGCATCCTAACAAATGGCGAATATATGGGAGAATCCgcatcatcaatttttttcattagcAATTGCAACTTAAATTTCGCTCTCTAAAATCCAGCTGAATCCATACATATCCTTAAAAAAGAAAGCTAAATATcacttatatattataaaaccAATTTTTCAGTATGGCCATTCATAATATAGTCTTTGTTAATGATCAGACCCTAAATTTTCAGTTGCACACAAAGACCTTTCTAAATCCCAGTAAAGAGTAACAGCCGGAGTCTGTTTAGAAAAGGGTTTTTGTTGCAATATTTCATGACAAAGAAAAGGGAAATTAGAAAACTCAAAGTAATAAACTTTGTTTTGCCAAACTATGACTCATACTTACTAGATAAACAACTTATCCTAGTATATCTAACACTGACCCTGATTATGAAGATCTAAGTGCGGTATTCTTTATATCCAAGCAATTGATTCATTGATCCATGCTAGTTAAACAATCTAGGATTGCAATTGTCATTTTTCCAAATGGGCCAACAATCTCTAATATTCTGTCTAATTGCTCAAGTTCAATAGTATAATGACATTGCAAGACCGTCCTTTATAACACTTAATGTGAGATAATAAATCAACAATGCCCAAAATGACAAGATAGGAATGGAATCAAAATTTGCAAATGGAAGATATTTTACCAGAAGCATCTTCAAAAGTGCATGAGTTCCGATGTGAGCAAGAGCAGATTTAAAATGTTCCTGTCCTTGAAAACCATCAACATAATGTGAGACGCTTTCTCCCTTTTCATATGTTTCTACCAAAACAGCAGGGTGCACAAGTGGATAGACAGGCTTAGGGAAAGAAACATCCTTCCAGCTGCGGAAATTATAAATGAAGCGGTTCAAATGGGCAGCTTCCCTAGCAAGGTCAACTTGGGACATCATGAAAACTGCAAACTGTTGTACACTCTCATCTAATCTTAACCACTTAAGAGCGGGAATGAACATCGAAATTTTTGCCGCCGTATTGATAATAGCAAAATCCCTTCTGATTGATTCTCCCACACCAGGATGTCTAACCTTTACAGCAACCACCTGCGGTGGTGTTTGCTTACCAGGATAACGAGATTTTAATGTAGCACGGTGCACTTGGGCGATACTTCCAGATGCAACAGGAACCTCTTCAAAATTGACAAAAATTTCGGAAAGTTTTCGGTTAAATGCTTTTTCTATAGTTTTCTTTGTGTAGCTGAAACTATGCTCAGGAGCTTTACTATGAAGTTCAGAAAGCTGAATGCATAGATCTCGAGGAAAAAGATCAGGCCGCGTAGCTGCCCACTGACCCCATTTTATGAAAGCGGGACCTGCTTTTTCTAGTGTTCGATGAACGACACGGAGCCACAGTTTCCTAAAATTTGGTCCAAAATAGTCTGCAAATGGTCCCATCACAATGCTCGGAGAGAACAAAATTGCTAAATATAGAGCCCTCACTAATAAGACAAGACCTTCAACTATCATGAACGTAAATGTAAACATGTAATTATACCCATCTCGTGCACGCATGTACAATCCTTCCTGTGATGGGTAACGTTCTGTATCTCCCCATCTTCGCTGGGACAATGCAAGCTCTCCACATGTAAATGCAAAAATACCAGGTACCAGCAAATAAGAGCGAGTCAAAGCCAAGCTCACGGCCTGAGCAATCATATTTATGGTGGGAGAAAATGTATTATCACCACTGGAACAATACTTTTTGTACAGCCTTTTCCAAGCAATCTGAGCATTAAGTGTGACTTCATTACTTGCTGAGCTTACAGAAAAGTTTCTAAAAGAACAGCATTTGTTAAAGCTTTCCCTTGTCGCAAGCCGCAATAATGAACTACGTGCTTCACTGTGAAACATATATTGCATGTAGAACCGACAATGGTGGGCATTTGGTCTAACCGGGACAATTGGCCCATTTCTACTCACTTCCACGTACCTGCATCTATTTATCCTATGTACAAATTGGGCAGCTTTCTTTATCTTTCTAAGCATCAAAAATCTGCAAACGGATAATTATGCAAACAACAAGAATGTTTTAATAACATAATTCAGAAATATTTTCAACGATTTAAACCTTAAATATGGTAAACAAAACATTACTACGGAAATGCTAGTTACAGTGACTTCTCGCACATAAACCAAAACCTCAAAAAGCATACAATTTGATTAGCATCAAAGGGTACATCTGGGAGAGCATATTTAAATCTTATTTGTGTTTATAAACACTTTTGTAAGCGTTTAaaaaagcttatgaaaacagcttacaACGTCTACATAagttttttcagcttatttcaaTAAGCTTCCcaatataacttataaaaaaatctatCAACTTATATGGAAACAATTTAACCATCTTTTTTACATCAGCACTGATAGGATAAGCACTTATTCAATAAATGCTTAACTTAGCTAATTATCCAAACACAACCTAAATAGTAGATAGTATACTAAATGACCAATCCTCCAAAAGGCATTTAAAAAGTAAAGTTCTTAAATAAAGGGGTTGCAAACTAAGTTAACAAAAAGTACAAATGCCCCAACTACTTGTTCCTAATTTCTTGGAATCTCCATCTCCATAACCCATTTGTGTAGGAACTTAAAAATTTCAGCTACAAGATAAATGAATGTTGTTTCTATAACACTTTCTTTTGTAGAATATGTCAGATCTCCATCTCTTCAATATAGAAAAAGTATCCAATTAAAAACATCAATTAGAACTTACAACTTTTTCTTAGTACCAtagaattgaaaagaaaaacaaaaaaaaggaaatttgaCTCAAGATGCAATTTTTTTCCCCAAATCAAACTAAAACTCAACCCCAGAAAGAAAAAAGTAATCTTTTTTTCATTGATCAAATAAACGAAGCAACCCATATTGAATAGTAtagaaaatattgaaaaaatatcaaaattattaccCAAAACGGAAAAGAAAAAACGAAATGAAAATagaggaagaagagaaagagagggAACCTTGGAGGGAAGAGAACATGCTAGTTTGGTTTGAGAAATGGAAGAAGCGATGAAGCAGCTGAACCTCAGTTTTGTGCGATTGTGAATGTTAATGTGattgtgaatgaatgaatgaattgtgATTGTCAGCAAAACacgttgtgttgtgttgtgttgtagAGGCGgtcataaattattattacacaAACCCTAAGGCCCAAGGAATTCATTATTTCCATaaaatatcactttttttttataaaaataaaataaaataaaactatggTCAAATAAATAATGCATACTAGTATAAAGTCATATAtttgatgtaccaaaaaaaataaaaataaagtcatATATTTGTATcaataaattctatttttttattagagtCTTCGTGATTTTggttcagttggtaggaacgTCGTATTTTATATACTTGAACGGTTCGAACTTAACAAtttacttattcactttaaaaataaaattgtaatcACTAAgccacataattaaaaaataaataattataattaattggGTCTGAGTCTTCCATAAGGGTTTGACTCCTACAACCTAACCATCTTTTTATAGTGTGATTTTGATTAAGTCTCACTCACACATCATTAAAAGATATCTTTTTAATATTCTCCACAATTCAACGAGAAACTAAATATTGTTTGTAGCCTTTTCAGGCCTGAGTATCATTTAAAGTCTCTCTAGACATGAGCATTCCTCGTGGCCTTTCTAGACATAAGTATTTTTCAAAGCCTCTTCAAACTTGAGTATTCCTAAAGGCCTCTCTATACTTAGGTATTATCATCCATCTCTAGGGTTGAGTAGCATCCCTCTCTCTAGAGTTGAGTATTAATCGCAATCTCTCTTGTTCAATCCACTATCATCATTCTTAGCTTGAACACCATCAAGTTTGTTGTAGGTCTCGAGTATTTAATGTCTCGAGTGTCCTACTACTTGTAAGTATCATCCTAAAAACATCTTATTTTACTCGCAATTTAGCTCAccaatttctatattttatttatacttttttttatgattttatttagtAAACATTCATCGTCTTTCTTAATACTCTTTAAAGTAGTTAAAATATTCATAACCAATAAacctaatattattttttttattacataatCACTCGAAGGAAAGAAAATCATCATTTCCAGCTAATATTTGAATCTTCATGGTTAACTTTAGTTTTACAACAATTGTGTATTATCATTAACACTTCTCATGtgtttaaaattgttttggTATATATAACACTTTTTAACTTGTATAAATTTGAATATTGTGCATTTTGGGTTGTGAggatttatatatgattttgaACTAGTGACATTTTTGCTCTACAGGCTACTGGACATAGAAATAAAATTAGTGTGTCTATTTATAATTTGGCGCTGAACAACTTTTCTTGTTGAGGATTAAGGTTCAAACTATGGTTTAATGATACGAGTAATTTTGCCACCAGTACTACCACCACATATAAATTTGATTAGTATGTCTGCACTCTGCAACAACCTGATTTACACATTCTATGTAAATTTTGTCTTAAGGTGTTCTGCTTGTCCCGAGTTATAGTAACCTTGTTGTCACACAAGTGTCTAATTTGTTGACAAATTGGAGTTATACTAATAAGAGAATTTTTCTTCGCACCCTATTAATTTTTTCACGCGCCctacaaaattataaaagtacTCATGTTTGTTATTTAAGAAGTGGATATAGTTTGTAATTTAAGTAGTGGACATGTAAAATCTTGAAAAATTTTGTTTGGGGtgtttttttctctcaaatttatcatttttataatgtatgctacttaagtagcggacatgtaaaatcttaaaaatttcatgttaagaggtgtttttttcctcaaatttctcatttttataacacaTGCTACTAAAGTGGCAGATATAGTTAATTACTTAAGTAACCGATgtttaaaatcttgaaattttcatgttactgagtatttttttctcaaatttctcataTTTATAGCATTTGCTACTTAAATAAAAGAAGAGTAAAATGGAAAACTAAAAAGGCGCGCGGGAAGTTGGTAAGGTGCCAAAAGAAACTCATTACTGGTAATTGGTAAAtacataaacaatttttctatATCACACACACTGTGTCCTTTAACGTGCTGTCTGGTTGGGCCGGACACTATTTATTCAACTGTTGTACTTTTGGGCTTGTTTCTTTTCTGCTTTTGCCtaagaaaattgctttttaggcccccATGTTACTCTTAAATCCCCGAAAAACCCCAAAATACCCTTACTTTTGGGGCCAGTTTCATTTGGTTTCTATAATACGGAACTTCAACGTTTTCGTATTGTATGATACGAATACGCTAACCTTCCTTTTGTAAATAGCAAAACGGTGGTTAGGAACCGGAAACGCTAAGCTTCGTCTCCTATGAACCGAAAACGGTGGTATTCGTATTCTAGGAACCGGAAATGCTATAATTCGTATTCGACGAACGGAAGTCCTGTGTTATCAATAATCTTTACAAGCGTCGATCTCAAATTGACCCCTGTAGATACACAACTTTTGAAGGTTTGGAATTTTGTgacttttgatttatttttgtttcattttgccTCAATTCCAAGTTGATTGCTTTCAGATTCGTTTTACCCTGTGTATTTTCCATGGTGATTCCGCGCCAATTGTGCTTAATTTCAACGCCTTTCACTGTGCTCGTACCTGTTGTTTGTTTTGCAGAAACATTTCTTTACACAGTTTGTCAATATTGTTGTCCTATGTTAAACTACTTGATTTTCGGGTGGATAGTTTAGTAAAGCTGGAATaggtgtttgataaaaaaatgcatCATAGGTGTTTAATTAAATGCCCATGAGAAAATTATGGTGTTTAGCATCACATGTTTTTGGTAGGATTAGAAAGATATTATAACATGTGTTTCTTAGACTATGATCATAGATAAAATATAACTATATGTCATGGACTTAGTTTTGAACATGTTTTTTTGATGTCGAAGAAGATAATTTAGTATGGTAAGATGATATGCATGGTAATTATAGTGTCAAGTCAGgatataatttagtttttaacatgttttttttttatgtattatataaGTTATTCTAATTTGTATTGATTTTTTGTGTCATCGAATCTGAGTGTGAGGTGTTACCCAACAAATAACCAACCTAATTTTTGTATCTATGTGCATGAAAAAATAAGTCTTACCATAAATTTCTAAtactttttaaaatgttataGTCAACTGAAACGATTTTCTATTGTTCTATAAAGTAGATTACTAAAACCGTTCTTTAAAGTAGGAAAAGAGAACGGTTTTTGCACATTACGCAACAGTTGTTTTGGTGTTGCCGTAGGACGAAAATGTTGTGTGTGATTTCGGTAGTTGCAATACGACGTTTTCCAAATTGGGTTTCAATGGCAAAATTGTCAAGACAGAGGGGCTTGAGAGTAATATAGGGGGCCTAAAAAGAAAATCTTTGCCTAATTttggttacttttttttttcttaaaacatAATTTTGTTTACATATTTTAATGTCACACATGTTTTTATATAAAGTATGAGTAGATTAtatctaaaatcaaaattaataataaaattttcaaagaatgaaaatatttatttattgtaagAATATTTATGATTACTCAATATTCGGCCGCAATGCCATATGAGTAAATTAGCCCGCAAAGCCTACTTTCTATCCACACCCCTGCTCTGATTACATTGCAATAATTTCTCCTATATTCTAATAAGATGGGTCTAAAAGTGAGGTTACTAAAACCATCATTTTACGACTAGTAACGGACATCATTTATCAATGGAAAACAGCTCAAGCATCTCATCAAAGATAGCAGACTAGTTTTGCTATTTTGCCACATGCAGCAGCAACGAGCAATGTTCCATGGGAGGAAAGAAGTGTCAGCGCTAGTGCATCAACCGTACATGTAACATGGACACTTCGGGTGCAAGATATGCTTAATTGTAATGTTGATGCGGCGCTATTTAAGGAGCAAAACTGTTTTTGTGCGGATATGTGTTTAAGAGATGATAATGAAAATTTCATCCGTGCTCAAACAACCTGGAATTATGGTAGTCCACTTCCATACAAAGCAGAGGCGTGGGGATTGAAAGCAACTATTTCTTAGTTACAAAATTTAAGTGTTGCCAATGTTATAGAACTAGATTGCAAACTAGTGTGGTAGTTGACATTAAAGGTAAACTAAATCTAATTTTGTGTTATGTTAGTCGCGTGCAAAACTTCCTTACGTTTACTACCAAACTTTAAGATAAGTTTTATTATGAGACAAGGCAAACAATGTTGCTCATTTTTAGCTATAGCGGCGTTGTTCTTTGATAGTTGCCAAGATTTGGATTATATATCATCGTGTAACAAAACTATTTTGATGAATGAAATGAGTTAAGGTtgttacggtaaaaaaaaaaaaaccatcattTTAGACTTGTAACAACAAAAGAAAtactatataataaaatctttaATTCTCATTTATTATTGGGTGGAGTTGCATTTATAATATATGCAAATCATGTCACCTCAAAGAACTTAACAACAAAGAAAGTGAATGTTGATAGAAAGTTTAAAGTCGACAATAGAAGAATGAAAATTGTAGCAAAGACAATAAGACATGAAGACACTTTATGTGTCTACTTATTCAAACACTTTGAAGTTTGAAGTTggaaacatttttttctttggtcGGTTGAGACAGAAAGCGAGGTGATTAATAATGTCACATAGATGCGAGTCAAATATGACTAAGCTATAATACGCCCACATTAACCTTTTCTGTAACCAAAAATGCGATCTTAATAATATTGTGTGCAACCTACAAAGTCAACCAAATTTTTTGTTGACGTAAATGTGACGAATAGCTTACATGTAATATGCTTCTAGTACTAGTACAACTACAAGGATTAATCACAATTGCAATAATTATAACTTTATGAGTAATTTATATCATGCGAGGTAACAAAGCTAAAAGAGGCAAAGATAGTGACTTGGGAGCATAGCTTGACCATTTAAAACAGTACAATCATTAATGTTAATATGTGGCTGATCTGATGAATATAATTAAGTATCAAGCATTtcagtttctttttcttcttctataccCACTTCTTTTCACCAAATCGAAATTCATTAATTCAACAAAGTTAGAGTAATAAGAACAATATATAGACCGGTATGTAGTACCACAACTAACTTTTAATCAACTTTTACTTTTACTTCATATGCATATTATCAAGGagtagtgaaaaaaaaaatactgtatGATTAATGTAAACTCAAACAAATACAATCATAAAAACTCTCGAATGGCTCATGACTTATAAATCTACCAAATCCGGGTAGTGTTGTGTTAGCTGAGAATGAAGCTCGTGCAACAGAACAAGAATACAAACTTATAAACCAAACTTGTATCGTTGAGTTAAAACATAACCCAACTTTTGTGGCCCCGAGTGTAAATAATTCTTGTCAGATAACCGATTGTCCTAAAAGTTTAAACTGTTAGGATATaatcacattaattattttatattatttctaacacgccccctcacgcaagagcccacttgagtttgaagcgtggataatgcataggtccacctaccatatgcttaaattccactttttaattagaaagtgaggggagcggagatcgaactctagaccacttagtcatagaggctctgataccatgtcagatAACCGATTATCCAAAAAgtttaagctgttaggatatgCTCACAttaatagttttatattatttctaggtaaaatatgttttcagtccctacttttatattgagttttgaTTTTCGTCCATATACTTTAAAATCACTCGTTTTCATCCTCAATTAATTGtcagttttgattttagtctcaaatgttaagtcaactaACAGTTGACTAACGAGTGTCCACGTGGCGTTGTCACGTTAGATTTCGTTGACATGTGACATCCTACGTGGACTGCCACgtcagttttaaaaaaataaaaaaaacatgttatttTTGCATGCAACAATGATTTataataaaacaatttataaaaaaacttgcttatttttttctaaaagaaaaagatttaataaaaaaatattaaaacaaaaggAACCCTAATTCTTTCTATTATCATATCTGTAATCTGTTCATTCTTGCTCGCGACCGTTCTCTTCCATCGATCTCTCACTCGCGAACCGTTGACTTCCACCGTCAATTTCGTAAGCCTAGTGACTAAATTGTAATCAGGAACAAGATAGAAGTTACCAGACCCAATATTCCaaaaagaataaacaaacaAGTAAAATTACAAGGCTGAATGTTTTGATACATTTCTTTCTAGAAGAAGTTGGTGTTGCTATTGTTGTTGCagtttgtattaaaaatatagatAGTTAAAAGAATCAGTAAAATGTACAATGGAGAAAGAGATTATGAGATTAGGTGATGATCGTGAGGTTTGACAATTTGAA
It contains:
- the LOC123905535 gene encoding ABC1 family protein YPL109C, mitochondrial-like encodes the protein MLRKIKKAAQFVHRINRCRYVEVSRNGPIVPVRPNAHHCRFYMQYMFHSEARSSLLRLATRESFNKCCSFRNFSVSSASNEVTLNAQIAWKRLYKKYCSSGDNTFSPTINMIAQAVSLALTRSYLLVPGIFAFTCGELALSQRRWGDTERYPSQEGLYMRARDGYNYMFTFTFMIVEGLVLLVRALYLAILFSPSIVMGPFADYFGPNFRKLWLRVVHRTLEKAGPAFIKWGQWAATRPDLFPRDLCIQLSELHSKAPEHSFSYTKKTIEKAFNRKLSEIFVNFEEVPVASGSIAQVHRATLKSRYPGKQTPPQVVAVKVRHPGVGESIRRDFAIINTAAKISMFIPALKWLRLDESVQQFAVFMMSQVDLAREAAHLNRFIYNFRSWKDVSFPKPVYPLVHPAVLVETYEKGESVSHYVDGFQGQEHFKSALAHIGTHALLKMLLVDNFIHADMHPGNILVRGKSSKRLFKSKPHVIFLDVGMTAELSGSDRVNLLEFFKSVARRDGRTAAECALSLSKKQNCPNPQAFIEEVEEAFTFWGTPEGDLVHPADCMEQLLEKVRRHRVNIDGNVCTVMVTTLVLEGWQRKLDPGYDVMQTLQTLLLRADWAKDLSYTIDGLMAP